TATTCTTTACTTaccatattattatatttttttaaatattccatctctttattttttatttgtaaaatcATTTCATCAACTTGttcttgttttttttcatattctttTGTTATTTCTTCTATTTCTTCACTCATAGAATCGTAACTACTTTTTAAGTTTATCAACTCTTCTTCaacatctttttttttttctaaactTTTTCgcatattttcattttcacgAAGAAgctcattatatttatctatatcaacacttgttttattttttgaccCATCACCAATTGGATtcccattttttatcatacaCCCTTCTGAACTTAATAAGCTatctttttcctttttaagAATCTcgattttttctttcaaattattttctgaCATTTTTAATGTGTCAATGTtacttttcatttttaatatttcattttctttttgttttaattgaatggtttgattattttcaatattttttaatacatcaacttcatttttcatagcatttattttattttcaattttatctttatctAATTTATATGTCACAATTTCTATTTCTAactcttttattttattaactaatttttttttattatgtattgtttcatttaataaattatcaaattcttcatctttatcattttccattcttaatatttctttttttaaaagaacaatctctttttctctttcctttaatgtattataaatattcattgTTTCTTTCATTAGATTTTTAAATGGATCACtttgcattattttttcttttgtaattaaattttcaaagTTTAACAAAATTTGAGACTCCACTTTATTAgctatattatcattttcatttcccCCTGAATTATCAATTGTACTATTCATATTTGTAGTACTGCTATTACCTATGTTTGTATCTCCTGGTGTAGATAGTTGTTTAGCTgtacataaattattactttcatttttcataaCAATTCCATTAGTAGGCTCACCCAAAACAACGCCATTCTCACATAAATTCTCATACCCACaattaatacatattactttatttttatcttcatcaaagttttctaattttatttcattttgcATAATATCCTCAGGTTTTTCAACTTTACCATCCTCAATAATcgttttacatatatttaaattgtatAGCTTAAAAAGTAGAgatgctttttttttctctaatCTTTCtaattctatttttatattattatattcattttttgcattattacttttttttttttcatctttatatttttcataataaacatttttttcataatttatttttcttatatattctAAATTGCAatcaatattaatatttgattttaaacaaataatattatttataaaatttaaggtttttttaatattttctaaaaattcaaatCGTATCTTGTCTTCAAAAACTGTTTTagaattattatctttattattaaactGTTTTGTGTTGTCTGAACTTTCTCTATCTTCTCCTTTTTCATCTCTTTTtcgttttatatttgtatatcctttttctttatcattatttttttcattttttataaataatttttcttgttcatttattttgttcgtttttgcttttatattttctatatcatCTTCTGAtaaagatttaaaaaaatcagaGTCCTCTTCTTCATCACTTTCATTtccatcatttttatttacatattttaaaaataaattatggaaattttctatattataataaggAGATTcaatcatattattttcatactCATCACCACTTCcttcatcatttttgttATCGTATTCTTCTTTTATACGTATGCCAAtttctttatcattatttattatacttAATAAATCACtgttaaatattttccatactatattaatatttcttaaaacatttttataaaacttCAAATCTTCATTTGCATTATCgatataattgtttttttcttgtAATTCCTTTCGATATAAATTCAAACaatgttttaaattataaatattttcaattattatttcagtATTTTCTAGTGGTAATggcatataattttgtttatcatatttatttcttttcttactattcattatttttatataagtattgttaatatatataatagatgAAGCTATAGAACCatacaaaaaaacattGGGCTtgaaaaatgatttataatcaaaaaaaaacaaaaaaatatatatcaaaataaacaattgtagagttatttttatgtaatgAATGGGATAGGTTGAAACATTTATCCATTCAAAAGTTTAATAAGCTTAACtatgatatatttgcaGTTTTTTTGCagctatatataatatatacataaagaGATATAGCTACATATACAACAATCATGTATACTACTATTGCGTATGCATGCTACCAAAatgtttgtatatatatatcaaaatatataaattatatttttttcatattattacattttctttttaaatataacaaaataataatacttaATTCataagaaaattaaaacattttaatataacatAAACATTAATTCTTATAAAAACAACcacattatataatactaattaaaaaaaaaatatattatatatatatactatcaTAAatcttatttataatattatttatttacaatctattttatattttctcaTATATTATCAAGGAATAATATAACGCACGTatagttataaaaaattttagtttttcctcaaaaaaaaaaaaaaaaaaaaaaatacttttaaaataaatatcacATATGCATGGAATAATTTcctataaaatttaaattgcTAAAATAATATCACTTACCATatgaaacatttttttttggaaatATATCACATTTTCCTggattattatatgatacAGATTGaagatattaaaaatgaaattccttcttatttatttatagtcAGGGgaacataaaattatacCTCATTTAAGTACTATTTATGGTTTTGTCAAAAtgctaataaatattacttagcctaaataatattatttaatttatatattttttttacgaacaaaataatcataTTCAAGATTATTTAAAACGAGATAGTGAtatgaaaattaataaggaaaatatttttattaacaaactaatttttattaaacttATTTTAAAAGCAAAGTAtgtacatttatttatgccATTTTCAATAGTTTTGGTACTAGCCTTATAATACCTTTTCATATAATCgatattatcatataattattttataacacCCTTTTTGAGAGAGTACCCccaatataaatgaaaaactcttataaatatatcttttaaaacattttccACATTTTATACTACTATACAATGGTcacacaaaaataatacccaataatatataatagaacATGCCACCTTTCTTATCATAAAAGTTTaagattattttttaatatatattaattaaattaattatgaGAATAAATccttataatatattttatcatatatttcctCATACTTTTAACATTGTATAATGTCTTCCCcctatttttatgattataGACaccttttaaatatataaatatgttcttaaatatttatgacaataaatatattatttttaaaggtATTACGTTGGATATATATGGGGGTACACAATTTAAATgctaattaaaaaaaggaaatttatttattatctttttaaACCCAATAACTGTTTTATCCTCTGTGTTTTATAagttatttttgttaatttacAATTAAACAGATATTacttacatttttattcccTATTCTATCCATTTTTCTTGtcttt
The nucleotide sequence above comes from Plasmodium vinckei vinckei genome assembly, chromosome: PVVCY_01. Encoded proteins:
- a CDS encoding trophozoite exported protein 1, putative → MNSKKRNKYDKQNYMPLPLENTEIIIENIYNLKHCLNLYRKELQEKNNYIDNANEDLKFYKNVLRNINIVWKIFNSDLLSIINNDKEIGIRIKEEYDNKNDEGSGDEYENNMIESPYYNIENFHNLFLKYVNKNDGNESDEEEDSDFFKSLSEDDIENIKAKTNKINEQEKLFIKNEKNNDKEKGYTNIKRKRDEKGEDRESSDNTKQFNNKDNNSKTVFEDKIRFEFLENIKKTLNFINNIICLKSNINIDCNLEYIRKINYEKNVYYEKYKDEKKKSNNAKNEYNNIKIELERLEKKKASLLFKLYNLNICKTIIEDGKVEKPEDIMQNEIKLENFDEDKNKVICINCGYENLCENGVVLGEPTNGIVMKNESNNLCTAKQLSTPGDTNIGNSSTTNMNSTIDNSGGNENDNIANKVESQILLNFENLITKEKIMQSDPFKNLMKETMNIYNTLKEREKEIVLLKKEILRMENDKDEEFDNLLNETIHNKKKLVNKIKELEIEIVTYKLDKDKIENKINAMKNEVDVLKNIENNQTIQLKQKENEILKMKSNIDTLKMSENNLKEKIEILKKEKDSLLSSEGCMIKNGNPIGDGSKNKTSVDIDKYNELLRENENMRKSLEKKKDVEEELINLKSSYDSMSEEIEEITKEYEKKQEQVDEMILQIKNKEMEYLKKYNNMVSKEYAENNLKQLENSYKEKISLINDTYDKYKDFSNLYLSLFYHARKNAVISDNAKEEQMNIIIKLKEKYELIFQKKKELSGILKSLYSCNKKLITQCNDLYKENKKLQSTVCSMEKNKYKKDMSPNNDDNNLLIEENNELRRRLICSVCMENFRNYIIIKCGHIYCETCIFNNLKSRNRKCPQCKIPFDKKDLQKMFLD